One part of the Panthera leo isolate Ple1 chromosome D4, P.leo_Ple1_pat1.1, whole genome shotgun sequence genome encodes these proteins:
- the LOC122205055 gene encoding translation initiation factor IF-2-like, producing MFSCCVPVSRGCRLRGARGRDASRPWSQWVRSCTGRLRSLSRRDPKKSTDEIGKRLAESRFTRPTELCMCPVAQEGHPGPRERVAARRSLEAGPRVGLGRPPSPPWPLHRVLVHRSWDQDPEPPEPEPEESGAGAEAGVAPEPGPTASGSSASLQAGVESGSTPAGAGEPAGALGPVLGQRAPEQSQLGPASAPDTVPATALAPAWMPATNQGPEGLQRVFIVFLILAPIPVSAPPPE from the exons ATGTTCTCCTGTTGTGTGCCCGTGTCCCGTGGCTGCCGGCTCAGGGGAGCCCGCGGCCGCGACGCTTCCCGACCCTGGAGTCAGTGGGTCAGGTCTTGCACAGGACGCCTCAGGTCTCTATCTCGCAGGGACCCAAAG AAATCAACCGATGAAATCGGGAAACGATTGGCGGAATCCCGATTCACCCGCCCTACAGAGTTGTGCATGTGCCCCGTCGCCCAGGAGGGCCACCCTGGACCCAGGGAGAGAGTGGCCGCACGGAGGTCTCTGGAAGCAGGGCCTAGAGTTGGCCTGGGAAGGCCTCCTTCACCGCCCTGGCCCCTCCACAGGGTCCTGGTTCACCGGTCCTGGGATCAGGACCCGGAGCCCCCGGAGCCAGAGCCCGAGG agtccggggcaggagcagaagccGGTGTGGCTCCAGAGCCCGGCCCAACGGCATCGGGGTCCTCGGCGTCTCTGCAGGCAGGGGTGGAGTCTGGGTCGACTCCTGCAGGGGCCGGAGAGCCAGCAGGTGCCCTGGGACCTGTGCTGGGACAGCGGGCACCTGAACAGAGTCAGCTGGGTCCTGCTTCTGCTCCCGACACCGTTCCTGCCACCGCCCTTGCTCCCGCATGGATGCCGGCCACAAATCAAGGGCCCGAAGGCCTACAAAGGGTGTTTATTGTATTTCTAATTCTTGCTCCAATCCCAGTCTCCGCCCCCCCACCAGAAtga